A region of Tigriopus californicus strain San Diego chromosome 7, Tcal_SD_v2.1, whole genome shotgun sequence DNA encodes the following proteins:
- the LOC131883730 gene encoding guanine nucleotide-binding protein subunit beta-5-like, with the protein MASSAGAHGGGDNANANTTGTTGGGVQQTEEPTIEDLQRDIEHLKRKIAEERAKLCDKTTAQVSDALEPIQGLNIKVRRSLKGHNAKVLCLDWCSDKRHLVSSSQDGKLIVWDAFTTNKEHAVTMPTTWVMACAYGPSGNVVACGGLDNKVTVYPLTLDEDVATKKKTVGTHTSYMSCCLFPGSDNQVLTGSGDATCALWDVESGQVLQSFHGHSADVMSVDLAPGPNPNTFVSGSCDKMAFVWDMRTGNYVQYFEGHESDINAVKFHPSGDAIGTGSDDASCRLFDLRADREVAKYTKESILFGVNAIDFSTSGRILFAGYNDYAVNMWDTLKTHRIAMLYGHENRVSSLKCSPDGTAIATGSWDYSLKIWA; encoded by the exons ATGGCATCTTCGGCTGGGGCGCATGGAGGTGGGGACAATGCCAATGCCAACACCACTGGGACCACAGGGGGTGGAGTCCAACAAACCGAAGAGCCCACCATCGAAGACCTTCAGCGCGATATCGAACACCTTAAGCGAAAGATTGCCGAGGAGCGAGCCAAATTGTGCGACAAAACCACGGCCCAGGTATCTGATGCTCTGGAACCCATCCAGGGGTTGAATATCAAGGTGCGCCGTAGTCTCAAAGGGCACAACGCCAAGGTGTTGTGCTTGGATTGGTGCTCTGACAAACGGCATCTGGTCTCCTCTTCTCAAGATGGAAAACTCATCGTTTGGGACGCCTTCACCACCAACAAGGAGCACGCCGTCACCATGCCCACCACGTGGGTCATGGCGTGTGCCTACGGACCATCGGGCAATGTGGTCGCATGTGGAGGTTTAGACAACAAGGTGACAGTCTATCCGCTCACATTGGACGAAGATGTGGCCACCAAGAAGAAGACCGTGGGCACGCACACCAGCTACATGTCGTGTTGTCTCTTCCCCGGGTCGGATAATCAGGTGCTGACAGGGTCTGGTGATGCTACCTGTGCCCTATGGGACGTTGAATCCGGGCAAGTCcttcaaagcttccatggACACAGTGCGGATGTGATGTCTGTTGATTTGGCGCCGGGTCCAAATCCGAACACATTTGTATCAGGG TCCTGCGATAAGATGGCCTTCGTGTGGGACATGCGGACTGGGAACTACGTCCAATATTTTGAAGGTCATGAATCTGACATCAACGCAGTGAAGTTCCATCCGAGCGGAGATGCCATTGGCACCGGGTCAGATGATGCCTCATGTCGACTCTTTGATCTTCGCGCCGATCGCGAGGTTGCCAAGTACACCAAAGAGTCGATATTGTTTGGTGTCAATGCCATTGACTTCTCGACCTCAGGCCGGATCCTCTTTGCCGGCTACAATGACTACGCCGTGAATATGTGGGATACGTTAAAGACCCACCGAATAGCAATGCTCTACGGCCACGAGAACCGCGTCTCTAGTCTAAAGTGTTCGCCAGATGGCACTGCCATCGCCACCGGCTCCTGGGATTACTCCTTAAAGATCTGGGCTTGA